One genomic segment of Paenibacillus xylanexedens includes these proteins:
- a CDS encoding paeninodin family lasso peptide gives MQREKKEWQEPALEILEVNQTMAGTGYKHIDWVTVHDADLYGTS, from the coding sequence ATGCAAAGGGAAAAAAAGGAATGGCAAGAACCAGCACTGGAAATATTGGAAGTCAACCAAACAATGGCGGGCACAGGTTACAAACATATCGACTGGGTTACGGTTCACGATGCGGATCTCTACGGAACTAGTTAG
- a CDS encoding paeninodin family lasso peptide, whose protein sequence is MQMEKKEWQAPALEVLEVNQTMAGTGYRQIDWVTVHDADLYDPTS, encoded by the coding sequence ATGCAAATGGAAAAAAAGGAATGGCAAGCACCAGCTCTTGAAGTGTTGGAAGTCAATCAAACGATGGCCGGTACTGGCTACAGACAAATTGACTGGGTAACGGTTCACGATGCGGATCTGTACGATCCAACTTCCTAA